The Edaphobacter sp. 12200R-103 genome contains a region encoding:
- a CDS encoding aldo/keto reductase: MEYRLLGKSGLKVPELCFGAGTFGANNEFFKAWSDTTQAEADRIVGICLDAGLNFFDTADVYSNGSSEEALGKALKPHRREDILISTKTTFRFGEGPNNTGSSRYHMIQQLNGSLKRLGTDYVDVYHMHAFDALTPADEVLSTLDNFIREGKVRYIACSNFSGWHLMKSLSVSERYGWAKYVGHQVYYSLVGRDYEWELMPLALDQGVGALVWSPLGWGRLTGKIRRGQPLPETSRLQTKVVLDNGPQPDIEHVYKVVDALDEVAKETGKTIPQIALNWLLQRPTVSTLIIGARNEEQLKQNLGAVGWKLTPEQIKKLDQASDLPKAYPYWHQVQFTERNPLPVE; the protein is encoded by the coding sequence ATGGAATACCGTCTTCTTGGAAAATCAGGATTGAAGGTGCCGGAGCTTTGCTTCGGTGCGGGCACGTTTGGTGCGAACAACGAGTTCTTCAAGGCATGGTCGGACACCACGCAGGCGGAGGCTGACCGTATTGTGGGCATCTGTCTGGACGCCGGGCTCAACTTCTTCGATACGGCAGATGTCTACTCCAACGGCTCCAGCGAAGAGGCTTTAGGCAAAGCCCTCAAGCCTCACAGGCGCGAGGACATTCTGATCTCGACCAAGACGACCTTCCGCTTCGGCGAGGGACCGAACAACACCGGCTCCAGCCGCTATCACATGATCCAGCAGCTCAACGGAAGCCTGAAGCGCCTGGGCACCGACTACGTGGACGTCTATCACATGCACGCCTTCGACGCTCTGACGCCGGCCGACGAGGTGCTCTCCACGCTCGACAACTTCATTCGCGAGGGCAAGGTTCGTTACATCGCCTGCTCCAACTTCTCCGGCTGGCACCTGATGAAATCGCTCTCGGTCAGCGAGCGTTACGGCTGGGCGAAGTATGTCGGCCACCAGGTCTACTACTCCCTGGTAGGCCGCGACTACGAGTGGGAGTTGATGCCGCTCGCCCTGGATCAGGGAGTGGGTGCGCTGGTGTGGTCACCGCTCGGCTGGGGACGTCTGACTGGAAAGATTCGCCGCGGTCAGCCGCTGCCGGAGACAAGCCGCCTGCAGACAAAGGTGGTTCTCGACAATGGACCGCAGCCTGACATCGAGCACGTCTACAAGGTTGTCGATGCTCTCGATGAGGTGGCGAAGGAGACCGGCAAGACGATTCCGCAGATTGCGCTGAATTGGCTGCTGCAGCGTCCTACCGTCTCCACGCTCATCATCGGCGCGCGCAACGAGGAGCAGTTGAAGCAGAACCTTGGAGCCGTTGGCTGGAAGCTGACGCCGGAGCAGATCAAGAAGCTCGATCAAGCCAGCGATCTTCCAAAGGCCTATCCCTACTGGCACCAGGTTCAGTTCACTGAGCGAAATCCTCTGCCCGTTGAGTAA